Part of the Clostridium sporogenes genome, TACACACATTACATATATATTCCATATAATCATATTAATTCCTGCATATAAGTTATATTTTTAACATATTTCTTTAAAAATATATTATAGTATGACAATTATAAAATATAATATGAGTTTTTACCCTTTATATCTTCATTAAAAAATATTTTTATCATTATATATTAATTTACTTTAGTTTTTTATTATATTTACATCATTTTAGTGTGTTAATATATAACAAAAAGCTAGAACTAAAATTTCACATTTTAGTTCTAGCTTTTTATTATTTTTTATAAAATTTTAAATTTCCATAATTATAGGTAAAACTATTGGCCTTCTCTTTGTTTTTTCATATAAATATTTTTCTACAGATTTTTTAATATTTGATTTCAATACATACCATTCAATTATTTTATTTTCTAAGCAATTTTCTAGTTCTTCTTTTACTATTTCTTTTACTTCATTTATTAAGTCCTCTGACTCTTTTACATATATGAATCCCCTTGTTATTACATCCGGTCCTGCTATTACACTGTAGGATTCTTTTTCTAGAGTTACTACTATGGTTAACATACCATCCTGTGCTAAATACCTTCTATCTCTGAGCACTATATTACCTACGTCACCTACACCTATGCCATCCACAAATATGGATCCTGTACGAACCTTTCCTGATACTTTTGCTTCCTCATGTGATATTTCTAAAACTTGACCTGTTTCTAAAGAGAATATATTCTCTCTTTCCATACCTAACTCCATGGCTAAATCCACATGTCGTTTTAGGTGCCTATATTCTCCATGTACTGGCATAAAATATTTAGGATGCACTAATGTATGAATTAATTTTAATTCTTCCTCATAAGCATGACCAGATACATGTACCTCTTCTAATGCCTCATATATTACATCTGCGCCCTTTTTAAATAACTCATTTATTACTCTAGATATAAGTTTTTCATTCCCTGGAATTGGTGATGCAGAAATAATAAATAAATCCTTTGGCTCTATAGCTATTTTCCTATGATTAGAATAAGCTATTCTTGCAAGAGCTGCCATAGGTTCTCCTTGACTTCCAGTAGTTATTATGGTTATTTGTTCGTTAGGATAATTTTTCATTTCATCTACAGTTATCAAATAAGTTTCTGGTATATGAAGATATCCTAAATCCATAGCTACCTTAGATATATTTTCCATACTTCTCCCGCTAAAGGCTACTTTTCTTCCATACTCTATAGATGCATCAACTATTTGTTGCATTCTATGTATGTTTGAAGCAAAAGTTGCTACAATAACTCTTCCTTTAGCATTTGAAAAAATTTTAGTTAAAGTTTCTCCTATGGATTTTTCTGAAATTGTGTGTCCCTTACGCTGCACGTTTGTACTATCAGCCATAAGAAGCAATACTCCTTTTTTACCTAATTCAGCAATACGATGAAAATCCATTACTAATCCATCAATAGGTGTGTAATCTATTTTAAAATCACCGGTATGTAATATAACTCCCACCGGTGTATGAATAGCTATAGAACAAGAATCCGCTATGCTATGGGTATTTCTTATAAATTCCACCTTTAAATTTTTTAGTTCTACTATATCTCCTGCTTCCACCTTATTAAGCTCACAATCTGAGAGCATATTATGTTCTTTTAGTTTATTTTCTACTATACCTAAGGTTAATGCAGTACCATAAACAGGTCTATTTAATTGTTGCAAAATATAAGGTAAAGATCCTATATGGTCTTCATGTCCATGAGTTAAAAAAATGGCTTTTACTTTATCTTTATTATTTAAAAGATATGTTATATCTGGAATAACCAAATCTACACCATACATCTCCTCGTCTGGAAAAGATATACCACAGTCTATAATAACTATTTCATTTTCATTTTCAAAAGCAGTTATATTTTTACCAATTTCTCCAAGTCCACCTAAAGGAATAACCTTTATACTATCTTTATTACTCATTTCATACCCTCCTCTTTCAGTATCTATA contains:
- a CDS encoding ribonuclease J — encoded protein: MSNKDSIKVIPLGGLGEIGKNITAFENENEIVIIDCGISFPDEEMYGVDLVIPDITYLLNNKDKVKAIFLTHGHEDHIGSLPYILQQLNRPVYGTALTLGIVENKLKEHNMLSDCELNKVEAGDIVELKNLKVEFIRNTHSIADSCSIAIHTPVGVILHTGDFKIDYTPIDGLVMDFHRIAELGKKGVLLLMADSTNVQRKGHTISEKSIGETLTKIFSNAKGRVIVATFASNIHRMQQIVDASIEYGRKVAFSGRSMENISKVAMDLGYLHIPETYLITVDEMKNYPNEQITIITTGSQGEPMAALARIAYSNHRKIAIEPKDLFIISASPIPGNEKLISRVINELFKKGADVIYEALEEVHVSGHAYEEELKLIHTLVHPKYFMPVHGEYRHLKRHVDLAMELGMERENIFSLETGQVLEISHEEAKVSGKVRTGSIFVDGIGVGDVGNIVLRDRRYLAQDGMLTIVVTLEKESYSVIAGPDVITRGFIYVKESEDLINEVKEIVKEELENCLENKIIEWYVLKSNIKKSVEKYLYEKTKRRPIVLPIIMEI